In the Candidatus Delongbacteria bacterium genome, one interval contains:
- a CDS encoding radical SAM protein — translation MKIEYNLTEQIDRIESKLTDNGSAFYSFSGNTVEYSEDLKLKVLITRLSTRKDTEDSFTHKVIYSILNETNLIYPDIAWLPSSKDLKLLQEKGLPLIIPVNSKLDPKEFDVIAISNSIVQELVNIPYLLRHSAIPISKKERLRDEKIPLIILGGANSPFTSALFSDDPVVDAIFIGEDHVKISQLFIYIEELKLNGLSKIDILERLKNFEGIILPDELQSVKKSKFDINESIHSLPIFDDDSTGTVPLQISEGCPYFCSFCAENWTRKPYTELDIENIKNNIRTIKANSGAHNVELYSFNFNVYSDFGKLINLLSDSFNSIGLKSQRFDYLAKNREIIKLEQELGKSSLTCGLEGISERLRKYLNKNLSEDDLRDSLNAVLKGGIRELKIFLIATALENENDYNEFDELLDYIKSDIEELHYKLRIVFSVTPLVRFPHTPLEFEDAPLPTEYSASIDKISFLVRQKGFEMRKAADYYDYAFSQILLRPIDSTIFITLSALALSEDFVYYRSFPKEFYHSFIDKLSDCFDEASLFKGSRLQSRENKLWNYINTNVKPEYLYNHFELVKSCEEQKECYGNIIESSTCAGCGACSSKEEFDFLNSRKRKESYYGVSEKIRKNSSLKTLYWFRVRLNENSKKFRPLYFMQMAARAIMLEVPDLIDSYRGPGNVLFGNREMISTFEGDYIFSLNFYKDSETIISNVLSNSDILARINHHLDFMEIVGEWKNSDLNYEISLKTASEDNIQNFLTSLHLKFSKVKIRDGFYKYDLSKDSLKKKIIKSATIEISEECKIIKIEATSKLSPDNVLNGIVKKSKDYSEIDKCYVRIL, via the coding sequence ATGAAAATAGAATACAATTTAACAGAGCAAATTGATAGGATTGAATCAAAATTAACTGATAATGGTTCTGCTTTCTATTCTTTTTCAGGCAATACAGTAGAATATTCCGAAGACTTAAAATTAAAAGTGCTAATCACAAGATTATCCACCAGAAAAGATACTGAAGATTCATTCACTCATAAGGTTATTTATTCAATTTTGAACGAAACAAATCTTATTTATCCTGATATTGCCTGGCTCCCATCAAGTAAAGATCTTAAATTACTGCAAGAGAAAGGTTTACCGCTGATTATTCCTGTAAATTCAAAACTAGATCCAAAGGAGTTTGACGTAATTGCAATATCTAATTCTATTGTACAGGAGTTGGTTAATATACCTTATTTACTGCGTCATTCAGCGATTCCAATTTCAAAAAAAGAAAGATTAAGAGACGAAAAAATTCCACTTATTATACTTGGTGGAGCGAATTCTCCATTCACATCAGCTCTGTTTTCAGATGATCCAGTCGTGGACGCAATTTTTATAGGTGAAGATCATGTAAAGATAAGCCAATTGTTTATATACATTGAGGAATTAAAATTAAACGGTCTATCAAAAATTGATATTTTGGAAAGATTAAAAAATTTTGAAGGAATTATTTTACCAGATGAACTTCAAAGTGTAAAGAAAAGTAAATTTGATATAAATGAGTCGATACACAGTCTTCCAATTTTTGATGATGATTCGACAGGTACAGTTCCTTTGCAGATTAGTGAAGGTTGTCCATATTTCTGTAGTTTTTGTGCTGAAAACTGGACAAGAAAACCATATACCGAGTTAGATATTGAGAATATTAAAAATAATATCAGAACTATTAAGGCTAATTCAGGAGCTCATAATGTTGAGTTATACAGCTTCAATTTCAATGTTTATTCAGATTTTGGTAAACTAATAAATTTACTATCTGATAGTTTCAATAGTATAGGTTTAAAGAGTCAGAGGTTCGATTACTTAGCTAAAAATAGAGAAATTATTAAGCTTGAGCAGGAGTTAGGTAAGAGTTCCTTAACTTGTGGACTAGAAGGAATTTCTGAAAGATTGAGGAAATATCTCAATAAAAATTTAAGCGAAGATGATTTGAGAGATAGTTTAAATGCCGTTTTAAAAGGTGGTATTAGGGAGTTGAAAATTTTCTTAATTGCTACAGCTTTAGAGAATGAAAACGATTATAACGAATTTGACGAGCTATTGGATTATATAAAATCTGATATTGAAGAATTACATTATAAATTACGAATAGTATTTTCAGTAACTCCTTTAGTTAGATTTCCACATACACCACTGGAATTTGAAGATGCTCCACTACCGACTGAATACTCCGCTTCGATTGATAAAATTAGTTTTTTAGTGAGACAAAAGGGTTTCGAGATGAGAAAGGCTGCTGATTACTATGACTATGCTTTCTCTCAAATTTTACTTAGACCAATTGATTCAACAATATTTATAACTCTCAGTGCATTAGCTCTATCTGAAGATTTTGTATACTACAGATCATTTCCTAAAGAGTTCTATCATAGTTTTATAGATAAATTATCTGATTGTTTCGATGAAGCTTCACTTTTTAAAGGAAGTAGATTACAATCCAGAGAGAATAAATTATGGAACTATATAAACACAAACGTAAAACCGGAATATTTGTATAATCACTTTGAACTTGTCAAATCATGTGAAGAGCAAAAAGAGTGTTATGGTAATATCATTGAAAGTTCCACTTGTGCAGGTTGTGGGGCTTGCAGTTCTAAAGAAGAATTTGATTTTTTAAATTCAAGAAAAAGAAAAGAAAGTTATTATGGAGTCTCAGAGAAGATAAGAAAAAACAGTTCTCTTAAAACTTTGTACTGGTTTAGAGTAAGATTGAATGAAAATTCTAAAAAGTTCAGACCTCTTTACTTCATGCAGATGGCTGCAAGAGCGATTATGTTAGAAGTACCGGATTTGATCGATTCTTATCGTGGACCTGGAAATGTTCTTTTCGGTAATCGTGAAATGATTTCTACTTTTGAAGGTGATTATATTTTCTCATTAAATTTCTATAAAGACTCGGAAACGATAATAAGTAACGTCTTAAGTAATAGTGATATATTGGCAAGAATAAATCATCACCTTGATTTTATGGAAATTGTTGGAGAATGGAAAAATTCTGATCTCAACTATGAAATTAGTTTAAAAACGGCTTCAGAAGATAATATTCAAAATTTTCTCACAAGCTTACATTTGAAATTTTCGAAAGTAAAAATTAGAGATGGATTTTATAAATATGATTTATCCAAAGACAGCTTGAAGAAGAAAATTATAAAATCGGCAACAATTGAGATATCAGAAGAGTGTAAAATTATTAAAATTGAAGCAACTTCTAAGTTAAGTCCAGATAATGTTTTGAATGGAATAGTAAAAAAATCGAAAGATTATAGTGAAATTGACAAATGCTACGTTCGAATATTGTAA
- the tsaA gene encoding tRNA (N6-threonylcarbamoyladenosine(37)-N6)-methyltransferase TrmO, whose amino-acid sequence MISFEPIAFFRCSSKFKHEQPRQAVFSENHGFIEFLKDKGFENGLRNLDGFDRIWIIFNFHHTSNWKALVTPPVNDGNGRKGVFATRSPHRPNSVGLSCCKIIKIEQNKIFVEQSDLLDGTPILDIKPYIKDSDCFPDAKRGWLDNIDAKKFAISFNHIAKKKIAFLQNYGVDLNNVINTQLQVNPTEFRRKRIIRNDNNFTLKFRLWRINFQILENIIKIEDVYSGYLEEELLAMEDPYEDKELHRVFNREWK is encoded by the coding sequence ATGATTAGTTTTGAACCTATTGCCTTTTTCAGATGCTCCTCAAAGTTTAAGCATGAACAACCAAGACAAGCTGTTTTTTCGGAGAATCATGGTTTCATAGAATTTTTGAAAGACAAGGGTTTTGAAAATGGTTTGAGAAATCTGGATGGCTTTGATAGAATCTGGATAATTTTTAATTTTCATCATACAAGTAATTGGAAAGCACTTGTAACACCTCCAGTAAATGATGGGAATGGAAGGAAAGGTGTATTTGCCACAAGATCTCCACACAGACCAAATTCCGTTGGTCTTTCTTGTTGTAAAATTATAAAAATTGAACAGAATAAGATTTTTGTTGAACAATCTGATCTACTCGATGGAACACCAATACTTGATATTAAACCATATATAAAAGATTCTGATTGTTTTCCTGATGCAAAGCGTGGCTGGCTGGATAATATTGATGCGAAAAAGTTCGCAATATCATTCAATCATATAGCCAAAAAAAAGATAGCTTTTTTGCAAAATTATGGAGTTGACCTTAACAATGTAATCAATACTCAACTTCAAGTTAATCCTACGGAATTTCGACGTAAAAGAATAATCAGAAATGATAATAATTTTACATTAAAATTCAGATTATGGCGGATTAATTTTCAAATTTTGGAAAATATAATCAAAATTGAAGATGTTTATTCTGGTTATTTAGAAGAAGAATTATTAGCTATGGAAGATCCATATGAGGATAAGGAATTACACAGAGTATTCAATCGAGAATGGAAATAG
- a CDS encoding transcriptional repressor, translating to MKNSIKEILLDKGIKPSYQRIKIYEFLLENMIHPTVDIIYSEIIKEIPTLSKTTVYNTLDLFKEKGLVNVISIGGVEAKYDAAIEFHGHLKCDICGLIYDIPVKLENNSIVVPQGFEISSKNFYLHGICKNCNEKN from the coding sequence ATGAAAAACAGCATAAAAGAGATTCTTCTCGATAAAGGCATTAAACCTTCATATCAACGTATAAAAATATATGAATTCCTTTTAGAAAATATGATTCATCCAACCGTTGACATTATATATAGTGAGATTATTAAAGAGATTCCAACACTGTCAAAAACCACAGTTTATAATACCTTAGATTTGTTTAAGGAAAAAGGATTGGTTAATGTCATTTCCATAGGTGGAGTAGAGGCAAAGTACGATGCGGCTATTGAATTTCACGGTCATCTCAAATGTGATATTTGTGGTTTGATATATGATATTCCTGTGAAACTAGAAAACAATTCAATCGTTGTTCCGCAAGGCTTTGAAATTAGTAGTAAAAATTTCTATCTACATGGAATATGTAAAAATTGTAATGAAAAGAATTAG
- a CDS encoding transglycosylase SLT domain-containing protein, translating into MDVKVTEALSQIKNEKIDKIKSDLSTADDKKLKQSCLDFESIFVKMMLDEMQKSTSLESSFGSGAGGAFYRDIYFNEISKKISESNDIGIASTMYKQLTGKEMNPEDKKDIRPISSEDRISESVLSNGSLLRGFSISNPLKDTLKYENLIEKYADEYGVDSTLVKSVIYNESGGNYRAVSSAGAKGLMQLMDGTSEDMGVSNPFRPADNIQGGVKYLSKLLKKYNNDIELTLAAYNAGPGNVDKYGGIPPFKETINYVKKVMKDISVFEE; encoded by the coding sequence ATGGATGTGAAAGTTACAGAGGCATTGTCGCAGATTAAAAATGAAAAAATTGATAAAATCAAATCTGATTTGTCTACTGCTGATGATAAAAAACTGAAACAATCATGTCTGGATTTTGAATCAATATTTGTTAAAATGATGCTAGATGAGATGCAAAAATCAACATCACTTGAAAGTTCATTCGGAAGCGGTGCCGGTGGAGCTTTTTATAGGGATATTTATTTTAATGAGATAAGTAAGAAAATCTCAGAGAGCAATGACATCGGTATTGCTTCTACCATGTACAAACAATTGACCGGTAAGGAGATGAATCCTGAAGACAAAAAAGATATTAGACCGATAAGCAGTGAAGACAGAATTTCTGAAAGCGTATTAAGTAATGGTTCGCTTTTGAGGGGTTTCAGTATCAGTAACCCACTTAAAGATACTTTAAAGTATGAAAATCTAATTGAAAAGTACGCAGACGAATATGGTGTTGATTCAACTTTAGTGAAATCTGTTATATACAATGAATCGGGGGGAAATTATAGAGCTGTAAGTTCTGCTGGAGCAAAAGGATTGATGCAGCTTATGGATGGAACTAGTGAAGATATGGGTGTTTCCAATCCTTTCAGACCTGCTGATAATATACAAGGTGGTGTCAAGTATCTTTCTAAACTTCTTAAAAAGTACAATAATGATATTGAGTTAACTTTAGCTGCATACAATGCCGGACCTGGAAATGTAGATAAATATGGTGGCATTCCACCATTTAAAGAGACTATTAACTATGTTAAAAAGGTTATGAAGGATATTTCTGTTTTTGAAGAGTAG
- a CDS encoding flagellar basal body P-ring protein FlgI: MKLITLIVILFNIALFSQVRIKDMAKIGNLEAKQLVGYGIVTGLDGTGDGTRSMFTVQSVANMLEHFGIKVDKKDLKPKNVAAVMVMASLPSYGKKGTAIDVTVSSLGDAKSLQGGNLLITPLTDPLSDSQGEVYVMASGPISIGGFNAGGNDQTITKNYTLVGRIPDGGNITTEVGGSIIEDGKLSLYLNSPDYTTAVRASKSINNFLGEEVSYAVDKAEIVVALPKKYQTDSKAMEFIAFIENVEVNPDEAARIVVNERTGTIVIGDKVKIDPVAISHGNLSIKISSTKEVVQPDPFTLGTTDTQQNAQTNVEEEMGKVISLSENTTLKDLVDSLNELGVTPRDMISIFQSLKEAGALRAELILI; encoded by the coding sequence ATGAAGCTGATAACATTAATAGTAATACTTTTTAATATAGCATTATTTTCCCAAGTTCGTATAAAAGATATGGCAAAAATTGGCAATCTAGAAGCTAAACAACTTGTAGGTTATGGAATTGTTACAGGTTTAGATGGTACAGGTGATGGAACAAGATCAATGTTTACAGTGCAATCTGTCGCTAATATGCTTGAACATTTTGGTATCAAGGTTGATAAAAAAGATTTGAAACCAAAAAATGTAGCAGCAGTAATGGTGATGGCGAGTTTACCTTCTTATGGTAAAAAAGGAACTGCAATTGATGTTACAGTTTCTTCGCTTGGTGATGCAAAATCACTTCAGGGAGGTAATCTTCTCATCACTCCACTTACTGATCCATTGTCAGATAGTCAGGGAGAAGTTTATGTTATGGCATCTGGTCCAATTTCAATTGGAGGTTTCAATGCAGGCGGAAATGACCAAACTATTACGAAAAATTATACTTTAGTTGGTAGAATTCCTGATGGTGGAAATATTACTACTGAAGTCGGAGGTTCTATAATTGAGGATGGAAAACTATCACTTTATCTAAATTCTCCTGATTATACTACAGCGGTAAGAGCATCTAAATCTATAAATAATTTTCTTGGTGAAGAGGTTTCTTATGCTGTTGACAAAGCTGAGATTGTTGTGGCTTTACCAAAGAAATATCAAACAGACAGTAAGGCTATGGAGTTTATAGCTTTCATTGAAAACGTAGAAGTCAACCCTGACGAAGCTGCAAGAATTGTTGTAAATGAGAGGACTGGAACAATTGTTATTGGGGATAAAGTAAAAATTGACCCAGTTGCAATTTCTCATGGAAATTTATCAATTAAAATTTCATCAACTAAAGAAGTTGTACAACCTGATCCATTTACTCTTGGAACAACAGATACTCAGCAAAATGCTCAGACTAATGTGGAGGAGGAGATGGGTAAAGTAATTTCACTTAGTGAAAACACCACGCTGAAAGATTTAGTGGACTCTTTAAATGAATTGGGTGTGACACCTAGAGATATGATATCAATTTTTCAGAGTCTTAAAGAAGCAGGAGCTTTAAGAGCTGAACTAATTCTCATATAG
- the htpG gene encoding molecular chaperone HtpG, whose translation MTKETMKFKTEVNQLLDLMINSLYSNKEIFLRELISNASDAIDKVKFEGLTNKEILENDEAYKIKIGFNKDANIITIEDNGIGMNHDEIIENIGTIAKSGTKEFIAKLKEVKEAGQNSTELIGQFGVGFYSAFMVSDKIVVESRKGGEKEGVKWESTGKADFTIEPTEKQTRGTTITLYLKKDEEDFASEWKIKDIVRKYSDYISYPICMDIEREEKARDNEGKIIEDSEPTITITEETLNSMKAIWKKDKKDVTEEEYKEFYKHISHDYSDPLDRLHLSAEGSLEYNALLYFPAKAPFDMFMREAKTGVSLYVKNVFIMEDCKKLLPEYLRFVKGVVDSSDLPLNVSREILQEDKLLDKIQKNLVKKVLDALKKMKEKEYDKYLGFYKEFGKVLKEGIYTDYENKDKLMDLLLFESTKTEAGKYTDFAKYIEGMKEEQKEIYYITGDSRKVLEKSPHLEKFVQKELEVMFFIDPIDEFISGNMMEYKEKKLKAIGKGEVDLSTEEEKKEVEEKKKELSSITDYIKSKLEEDIKEVRISNRLTSSPVVLVTEEGEMTAQMEQIMRQMNQEIPKTKRIMEINPSHPTIEKMKAIYEADKEDGRLGDFTELLYGLALIAENQPVKDPIKFNGLVAKLMLS comes from the coding sequence ATGACTAAAGAAACCATGAAGTTCAAAACTGAAGTAAATCAGCTTTTGGATCTGATGATCAATTCTCTTTACTCAAACAAAGAAATTTTTTTAAGAGAGCTTATCTCAAACGCTTCAGATGCGATCGATAAAGTGAAATTTGAAGGACTTACAAATAAAGAGATCCTTGAAAATGACGAAGCTTATAAAATTAAGATTGGATTCAATAAAGATGCCAACATTATCACAATTGAAGATAATGGTATTGGTATGAATCACGATGAAATTATCGAAAACATTGGTACAATTGCAAAATCTGGAACTAAAGAATTTATTGCGAAACTTAAAGAAGTTAAAGAGGCTGGTCAGAATAGTACTGAGCTAATCGGTCAATTTGGTGTTGGTTTCTATTCAGCTTTTATGGTAAGTGATAAAATTGTTGTAGAATCCAGAAAAGGAGGAGAAAAAGAAGGTGTAAAATGGGAAAGTACTGGTAAAGCAGATTTCACTATTGAACCTACTGAAAAACAAACTAGAGGTACTACAATTACACTTTATCTGAAAAAGGATGAAGAGGATTTTGCATCAGAATGGAAAATTAAAGACATTGTAAGAAAATATTCTGACTATATCTCTTATCCAATCTGTATGGATATTGAAAGAGAAGAAAAAGCCAGAGATAATGAAGGTAAAATAATTGAGGATTCAGAACCAACAATTACAATTACCGAAGAGACTCTTAATTCGATGAAAGCTATCTGGAAAAAGGATAAAAAAGATGTAACAGAGGAAGAGTATAAAGAGTTTTATAAACATATAAGCCATGATTACTCTGATCCACTAGACAGACTTCACCTTAGTGCAGAAGGATCACTAGAATACAATGCTCTTCTATATTTCCCTGCAAAAGCACCATTTGATATGTTTATGAGAGAAGCTAAAACCGGTGTTAGTCTTTATGTGAAAAATGTTTTCATTATGGAAGATTGTAAAAAACTACTCCCTGAATATTTAAGATTTGTAAAAGGTGTTGTGGATTCTTCTGATCTTCCTTTGAATGTTTCCAGAGAAATTTTACAAGAAGATAAACTTTTAGATAAAATTCAGAAGAATCTTGTTAAAAAAGTACTTGATGCCTTGAAGAAAATGAAAGAGAAAGAATATGATAAATATTTAGGCTTTTACAAAGAATTCGGCAAAGTACTTAAAGAAGGTATTTATACAGACTATGAGAATAAAGATAAGTTAATGGATCTACTTCTATTTGAATCAACGAAGACTGAAGCAGGCAAATACACTGATTTTGCAAAATATATTGAAGGTATGAAAGAAGAGCAAAAAGAGATCTATTATATTACTGGTGACAGTAGGAAAGTTCTTGAAAAATCTCCACATCTTGAAAAATTTGTTCAAAAAGAGCTTGAAGTAATGTTTTTTATAGATCCAATCGATGAGTTTATCTCCGGTAATATGATGGAATATAAAGAGAAAAAACTTAAAGCTATTGGTAAAGGAGAAGTTGATCTTTCTACCGAAGAAGAGAAAAAAGAAGTTGAAGAGAAGAAAAAAGAACTTTCTTCGATTACTGATTATATCAAATCAAAACTTGAAGAAGATATCAAAGAAGTAAGAATTTCCAATAGATTAACTTCATCTCCTGTTGTTCTAGTTACTGAAGAAGGTGAAATGACAGCTCAAATGGAACAGATCATGAGACAGATGAATCAGGAAATTCCTAAAACTAAACGTATTATGGAAATCAACCCTTCTCACCCTACTATAGAGAAAATGAAAGCTATTTATGAAGCTGACAAAGAAGATGGTAGGTTAGGCGATTTCACTGAGCTACTTTATGGATTAGCTTTAATTGCTGAAAATCAACCTGTTAAAGACCCTATTAAATTTAATGGTCTTGTTGCGAAATTGATGCTTAGTTAA
- a CDS encoding amidohydrolase family protein — translation MSGRSEKALKYALQHGITTIRDMAGDCQYLEDLKKSIKSGETFGPDIYYSALVGSEDFIKHDKRAIICTPTEYEIGKAPGMRIVNDNTDLDQLMKVSLDIGATGIKIYEGLSTELVNEVTTKAHNFGLKVWSHGIVVPATLEDVINAGVNTISHAAFFTFPEDWSLAKYGSTVFDTTLVSSDKFNQLIQTMKKNKTVLDPTLTLSFRMDKMKSKDDKLIEFKKNFICKFIKKLHDSGIKIIAGTDIFLPSKPNIVPELHEEIRILSDDVGLGKLEALKGATIYGAEVLGIENKYGSIETGKIANLVVLNSNPLSEIENTSDIDCVIKNGKIIK, via the coding sequence ATATCAGGAAGATCTGAAAAAGCTCTAAAGTATGCACTTCAACACGGGATAACAACTATCAGGGATATGGCTGGTGATTGTCAATATTTAGAGGATTTGAAAAAATCAATAAAGTCAGGTGAGACTTTTGGTCCAGATATCTACTATTCAGCTCTAGTAGGCAGTGAAGATTTTATCAAACATGATAAAAGAGCTATTATCTGTACTCCTACTGAATATGAAATTGGTAAAGCTCCGGGAATGAGAATTGTAAATGATAATACCGATTTAGACCAGTTGATGAAAGTATCATTAGATATCGGAGCTACAGGTATAAAAATTTACGAGGGTTTATCAACAGAATTAGTAAACGAAGTTACAACAAAAGCACATAACTTTGGCTTGAAAGTATGGTCTCACGGAATTGTTGTTCCAGCGACTTTAGAAGATGTTATAAATGCTGGAGTAAATACTATTTCACATGCTGCATTTTTTACTTTTCCTGAAGATTGGAGTTTGGCAAAATATGGATCTACTGTGTTTGATACAACTTTAGTCAGTTCTGATAAATTTAATCAGCTTATTCAAACTATGAAAAAGAATAAAACAGTACTTGACCCCACTTTAACTTTATCGTTCAGAATGGATAAAATGAAATCTAAAGATGACAAACTTATAGAATTTAAGAAGAATTTTATCTGTAAATTTATTAAGAAACTGCATGACTCAGGTATAAAGATTATTGCCGGAACGGACATTTTTCTTCCTTCAAAACCAAATATAGTTCCTGAACTTCATGAAGAGATCAGAATTTTATCGGATGATGTCGGATTGGGTAAATTGGAAGCTTTAAAAGGAGCAACAATATACGGAGCTGAAGTGCTTGGAATAGAAAACAAATATGGATCTATTGAAACTGGTAAAATTGCAAATCTTGTTGTGTTAAACTCTAATCCATTGTCTGAAATTGAGAATACTTCTGATATAGATTGTGTTATAAAGAATGGTAAAATTATAAAGTAA
- a CDS encoding T9SS type A sorting domain-containing protein, which yields MLRCVILVLLVITISFAEVSFDKTVVDTQIKGNIGIATAKIDGDEYEDIISVAPDYKKLFWYRTIIGAEEISFERHLIDSDVDGMYLDAMDINEDNIADILCTVPFIDDDKGSIYLYKSIIDNDTISWVRESVTDDFRGAHQVHFADMNNDGEMDVLAVANVSQMIKWWNYNDTEWLGHIVEENFDAQSLELSDFNNDNYPDIVSGLMVAGESEMNIWFSSFQDSLTYTKTPLNSPISGAHWFEIADMNNDNLDDIVCAGYFSGKIACWERDSATTLSFTKKVLVPSILYPLHVAVCDINNDDKNDLFASPHNGNNHQLNYYLNEDGEYIGYTFQNYFNASWQMIPFDADNDGDMDIVCGGYYLPNPSISANLTFFKNETLSDIDEDLIGKDSFLVNNYPNPFNPSTMIVYEVNDTEIVNITIINSNGETILEENLGTKTSGMHDYFFDGNALSTGIYYSKISVGGISTTRKIVLIK from the coding sequence ATGCTAAGATGTGTAATATTAGTTCTTTTGGTTATAACAATTTCTTTTGCAGAAGTAAGTTTTGATAAAACCGTAGTTGATACACAGATAAAGGGTAACATCGGAATCGCCACTGCTAAAATTGATGGAGACGAATATGAGGATATAATTTCAGTAGCTCCAGATTATAAGAAATTATTTTGGTATAGAACAATAATTGGGGCTGAGGAAATCTCTTTTGAGAGACATTTGATAGATTCTGATGTGGATGGGATGTACCTTGATGCAATGGATATAAACGAAGACAATATAGCAGATATATTATGTACTGTACCTTTTATAGATGATGATAAAGGATCTATATACCTTTATAAAAGCATAATCGATAATGATACGATTAGTTGGGTAAGAGAATCTGTTACAGATGATTTTCGAGGTGCCCATCAGGTTCACTTTGCTGATATGAATAATGATGGTGAAATGGATGTGCTTGCTGTCGCTAATGTCTCACAAATGATTAAATGGTGGAATTACAATGATACAGAATGGTTAGGTCATATTGTAGAAGAAAATTTCGACGCTCAATCACTGGAATTGTCAGACTTTAATAACGATAATTATCCGGATATTGTCAGTGGACTAATGGTTGCAGGTGAAAGTGAAATGAATATTTGGTTCAGTAGTTTTCAAGATTCTTTAACTTATACAAAAACACCTCTAAATTCACCAATCAGTGGTGCACACTGGTTTGAAATTGCTGATATGAATAACGATAATCTAGATGATATTGTTTGTGCTGGGTATTTCTCTGGTAAAATTGCGTGTTGGGAAAGGGATAGTGCCACTACTCTTAGTTTTACAAAAAAAGTATTAGTTCCTTCAATTTTGTATCCTTTACATGTTGCAGTTTGCGATATAAATAATGATGACAAAAATGATCTTTTCGCATCACCACATAATGGAAACAATCATCAACTTAATTATTACTTAAATGAAGATGGTGAGTATATTGGATATACTTTTCAAAATTATTTCAATGCCAGTTGGCAAATGATTCCTTTTGATGCTGATAATGATGGAGATATGGATATTGTATGTGGTGGCTATTATTTACCAAATCCATCAATATCTGCAAATCTGACTTTTTTTAAGAATGAAACTCTTTCTGACATTGATGAAGATTTAATTGGAAAGGATTCATTTTTAGTAAATAACTATCCAAATCCTTTTAATCCGTCTACAATGATTGTTTATGAAGTTAATGATACAGAAATAGTAAATATTACTATTATAAATTCAAATGGTGAAACTATCTTAGAGGAAAATCTTGGAACTAAAACTAGTGGAATGCATGATTACTTTTTTGATGGTAATGCTTTATCAACTGGAATCTATTATTCTAAAATTTCAGTTGGAGGGATCAGTACGACTAGAAAAATAGTATTGATCAAGTAA